Within Bdellovibrio bacteriovorus HD100, the genomic segment AGCGATGTTCAGAATCTTTTCCGCGAACGGTTTTTCATTCACGGCAATCAGCCATTCGGTGGTCATGCGAGTTTGCACATCCAGTTCTTCAATCGAGAACAGACTTAATCCCTGCAGCTCGTTCACGTCCACTTTCAGGGGCGGGAACTCCCAGCCCAGTTCGCGGTAAGCCAACACGCCATAGTAACCCAGCGGATCTTCTTTGATCAGAGTTTGCAGTTCGACTTGGGCTTCGGGGGCTTGATCCAGCTTCTTCAGAGTGCGAGCCAGCCAGAAACGGGCGCGCGCCTTATCGGAAGAATCCTTCACCAGATCCTTCATCTGCTCAAGGCTGCTTTTCGCCTCGGGCCATTGGGAAAGCTTGTAGTAGTTCCAGGATTTCAGCCACGCGATCTTGTCGCGCAAACCTGCAAAGCTGACAGGCTGCTGATAGCTGGCTTCGAAATATTCCAAAGCCTTTTTGAAATCACCCTTTTCTTCGTCGATACGACCCAGGATGAAATAAACTTCATCCATCGGGTAGGACCCACGAAGCAGACGGTGAGTTTCATTCAATACTTTCACCGCACGCGACGTTTGGTCTTCCGTCCACAAAGTTTTTGCAAACAGAACCTGAGAATCATGGAAACGGGCAATCGAACGGCGGTCTTTTTTGTTTTTCTGGAATTGTTTCTTAGACCAGTTCACAACATCGGCCGTCGCATTGATGTATTCTGTGCGACGCTGAGCCACTTTGTAAGTCTGACGGATGTTTTTCAAGGCCTGGAACTGTTCATCCGCCGTGGCTTCCTTGGCTGCCAGAATTTTCTTGTAAGTCGCCAGAGCCTGATCAAATTCACGGTGGAAACGATAGTCCGAGGCCACAGCACTGAGGTCTTTGTAAGCCGGAAGCGGGTTCAGGCGCGGAGAGTTTTTGTAAAGCTGGGTCTGAATGCTTTGAATGTCCTCTTTCAACTCGAGCTTCTGCGCGATCAAAAGGGCTTTCATATAGTATTCTTCTTTTTTCTTTTTATTGGATTCAGCGCGGGCTTTTTCAATGTAAGCCGGCAGGTCGTCCTGAAGCTCTTCAGAAGCCAAAGCCTCTTTCAGCTTGATGTCGATGTAAAGTTCGCGGTACCACGGCGCCACGTTTGCAGGCAGCTCTGCCAGGGTGTTGATGCGTTCACAGGACTCGTAGGCACGCAGCAACGCCAGATCATGCAGCGGGAACTCCGGGATCAGGGAAAGGCGGGTGAAGCCTGCGCAGGCCTCTTGGGGCTGCTTTTCTTTTTTGGCCATGGAAACGGTGTAGGTCTTCCACCACAG encodes:
- a CDS encoding lytic transglycosylase domain-containing protein; the protein is MPRIVLALTFFSVILGCATTSRFDSRIDKRLTPPLPNFMAKWRSAPISELEKLEVGSNENNILWWKTYTVSMAKKEKQPQEACAGFTRLSLIPEFPLHDLALLRAYESCERINTLAELPANVAPWYRELYIDIKLKEALASEELQDDLPAYIEKARAESNKKKKEEYYMKALLIAQKLELKEDIQSIQTQLYKNSPRLNPLPAYKDLSAVASDYRFHREFDQALATYKKILAAKEATADEQFQALKNIRQTYKVAQRRTEYINATADVVNWSKKQFQKNKKDRRSIARFHDSQVLFAKTLWTEDQTSRAVKVLNETHRLLRGSYPMDEVYFILGRIDEEKGDFKKALEYFEASYQQPVSFAGLRDKIAWLKSWNYYKLSQWPEAKSSLEQMKDLVKDSSDKARARFWLARTLKKLDQAPEAQVELQTLIKEDPLGYYGVLAYRELGWEFPPLKVDVNELQGLSLFSIEELDVQTRMTTEWLIAVNEKPFAEKILNIAVDDLKKRNVTAEKTWLAVSSGYARSGLYLPLFSAIGALEPQVKDRLLNDHPDLLFPQAYGDIIAAASKKSGIPQEFIFSIIRQESAFNPEARSPVDAFGLMQLLPSVAKQLAKQNGLPYGEALDLYKPEINVPLGAFELKNLMRKYKDQYILAVSGYNANDSAIRGWLKTRYRDDSVEFIEEVPYEETRSYIKLTMRNYVFYQRLLHQDKGSLFPEELLKLSR